The nucleotide sequence TCAATCCTTCGCCAGGTCCGCCTCACAGGGGGAGTACGTCGAACAGTGGATCTACAATGCCCCCTCAGGCGCTCGTCAGTATCTCAATTTTGTCCGATCGACCGGTCGCAGCGGTCCCGCCGTTGTTGACCAGGACTTCTATCTCCGATAAATTCCTCCGTCACACCAGCCTCAACGAAGTTGGCACTGGAGTTGCTGTTTGTCTTGTGAGGTTGCTGGTCTTGGTCATGAGGCCCTGAGTCGGTGGATCGTCCGTCAGGCCTGTCAAGAACGAAGGGAAGGAGTGTCCGGGTTCTGATCGAATTTTTTCGGGGAATCCATCAAACCTTTCGCCTGGCTGGGCGTACTATTCTACACAGGTGACATCGAAGGCTCTGGTATCTTGCCCTTGGCGCATAATGTGCTAGGCTTCGCCACCCGGACGACGATCCTCACCTGAAGGTTTTTTCAGATCAGATTGGACTGGAGTCCGTCTGGATTCGAAGCGTCAGTTGCTTTAGAGCAACCTTGCACGAATCATTGCACCGCATCCGGTCCTTCACGTGGGTTCGGTCATCTTGTCCGGTTGCGGTCAGGATGTTGCCCATCGTCCCGCCCGCTCGCGACGAACATCTGGAGGTGTGTCATGGCTCGTAAAGACGCGCTGTTTCGTTTGCACTCGCGATTGGTCGCCCGTCGCGACGCCTTGCGGAAAGCATTGGCTGGTGATCTTGAATCGCTCAACGATCTTCGGGCGATGAATGACGTGGGCGATAGCGTCGACGCGGCCGTGGATTCGGCCAACGATGAAATCAGTTCCCAGATTGCCCAGATTGAGAGTCGGGAACTCAGCCAGATCGAGCATGCGCTGGACCGCATGGCCGAGGGAACCTATGGTCAGTGCGAACACTGCGGTGGAAAGATCGCCGTGGCTCGTCTGAATGCCCTGCCATATACCTGCACTTGCATTGATTGCCAGCGCGAGCAGGAACGGATGGGCCACACCGGGATGAGCCAGGCGATTGATTACCGCTGGTCCGAAATTTCCGATCGTCAATTCGACGAGAACGATCGGCAAATTAACCTGAGCGACTATGAGATGGACATGAGCGAGTCGGGTCGCTGACCCTTTCCTGAAGTTCTGGCCACGACTCCTTCGGAACATTCCACGAGGCGGGACGATGTCACCATGTCGTCCCGCCTCGTTCTGTTTCGAGAGACGTGAGGGCGATCGCATTCTCTCCCAGCTTCGCTGCTTTGACTCTGGCGAACGGCGAGGCATATACTCTACGGACGATCATGAATTGTGGGCGAGGGAACGTCGCCACACCTGCCAGGTCATCTCGGCTCTTGCCGGGAACCTTTTTCAGGTCTCATTCGACGAGTGGAGCGCATCTTGATGGCACCGCGACCCTCCACCGCCATGATGCTTGCCGCGTTCGGCTGCATCGGCCTTGGTTTTGGTCTGGGCTCGATCCTTGATCGGGATGTCCGGCTCAATGCGGAGCCCTCTCCGACTCGTTCTAGTGATCCGGACCGGATCGTTGAGCCCGTCGGACTCGAACATTCTGACGAGGCGATTTATCAGAGTCTCGCCAGGCAGTACGAACAGTTCTATCAGGTCAACCGAACGTTCGAACTGGTTTCCAAGGTTGTGTCCCGCACTGTGGTTCACATTGTCGCTGTGAAGCGTGCCGAGGAACAGGAAGGGCGGACCCGTCGCACATTCGAGGAGAGTGGATCGGGGGTGATCGTCCAGTCGTCGATTCGTCCCGGCCTCTTCGTGCTGACGAACAATCACGTCATCAGCGGGGCCGATCCCGACAATATCCACATCAATCTCCACGACGGCCGGCTCCTCCGCCCCAAAGCCATCTTCCGAGATGAAGATTCCGACGTGGCGGTGCTGGAACTCCCCGTCAACGATCTCCCTTCCGCGCGACTCGGAGACAGTGACGAAGCGGTTCCGGGCACGTGGGTGCTGGCGGTCGGAAGTCCGTTCGGGCTGACGCACTCGGTGAGCCAGGGAATCATTAGTGCCCGTGGCCGTCAGGAACGCGACCTCTACGAAAATGGCGTACACAACCAGGACTTTCTCCAGACCGATGCCGCCATCAATCCCGGTAATTCGGGAGGTCCGCTCGTCAATTTGCGAGGAGAGGTGATCGGAATCAATACCGCCATCGCGTCGCATGGCGGCGGCAACGAAGGGGTCGGCTACAGCATCCCGATCAACCTTGCTCGATGGGCGATGGACCAGCTGATCACCACCGGCAGGGTTCGACGAGGCGCCATTGGCATCTCGCTGCAGGACATCTTCCCCGAGGACTACGAGCGCTATGGTCTCGATCGGCCCCGAGGAACGCGCATTTCAGATGTCGCCCCTGATTCTCCCGCCAAGTCGAGCGGCATTCAGAAGGGAGACGTGATCGTTCGCTTCAACGGAATCCAGGTGAATAACACCTGGCATTTGATCAACATGGTGTCGACGACTCCGATCGGTCAGGCCGTGGAACTGGTGGTGAAGCGAAACGGGAGTGAAGTCGCCTTCAAGGTGGAAGTGGCCGATTTTGAAGAATTGACGGCCAAGCTCCCTCAGGTTCCCTCGCGAAACCTCAGCCCGGAAGGTTATCTCGTTCGACCTTGAGTCTCATGAGGTTTCCGTCTGTCAAGGGACGCACAGGCCGCTTACCGAGTGCCAATCCGATCGTCTCGGGTTGCCTTCCTCAATTTGCCCAACGTTTCAATGAGTCGTAATCTTGCCTCCCTCGTCTGATGATTGCAGATCGCTGGTACTCGCTCTCCGGGAACTCGGTCAGTCTCGGTCGATCAGTCGAGCGGCCACCAGTGATGCCGTGGCCGAGATTGTCGCCGGTCGAGCGTCCGAAGTCCTCATCACGGCGTTTCTGGTCGGGTTGCGTGTCAAGGGAGAGACGGACGAGGAACTCGCCGGTGCTGTCGATGCGGTTCGGCAGGCCATGACCCCGCTCGACGTTCCCGTTCGGCCCATCCTCGACACCTGTGGAACGGGCGGAGATGGGGCATCGTCCGTCAATGTCTCAACCGCCTCGGCCATCGTCGTCGCGGCCTCGGGCGTTGCGGTAGCCAAGCACGGAAACCGTTCCGCCTCAGGGGTTTCCGGCAGTTCCGAGGTGCTCGAACGTCTGGGAGTCGCGATTGATCCCGGCCACGAGATCCAGAAACGCTCCCTCGCGGAACTCGGTTTGACGTTTCTCTTTGCGCCGAGTTTCCATCCGGCGTTGCGGCATGTGGCGGGGGTTCGGAAACAGTTACCGTTCCGGACCCTGTTCAACCTGATTGGCCCGCTGGCCAATCCGGCGCGTCCCGAGTATCAGCTTGTCGGGGTTCCCGACCTGCGACTTGCTCATTTAATGGCCAATGCCCTGGCCCGACTGGGGGTCTGCCGCGCGGCCGTTGTCTCAGGGCCGGAAGGTCTGGATGAGGTCGGGCTTTCCGGACCAACCCAGGTGCTCTGGATTGAGGGGGATCAGGTCGAGTCTCGCACCTGGTTGCCCGAAGAGTTTGGCTTGCCCGCAACTCATGCCGAAGAACTTCGCGTTTCCGACCCCGCCGAAAGCGCCGATCGAATTGTTCGAATGCTGGAAGGTCAGGCCGGGCCTGTCCGATCGGTCGTGCTGGCGAATGCCGCCGCCGCCTTGATGGTGGCTGGACGAGCCAAGCATCCGGCCGAAGGGGTCGCGCAGGCGGCTGAGGCGATTGATTCCGGCAACGCTCGGCAGTTACTCGAACGCTGGGTCACGCTGACGAATCCCTCGGCGTGAAGGGGAATGCGGGCGTCCGTGTCGCCGGGGACACGATTGGCCTCATCCCGCTCCAAGGTTCGATCAGTCTGACCGGCCATAGCGATCGGGCCAGAGGTCTTCGAAGACGAGATATCCGCCCGGAGTCATGCCCAGGGCATCGTAGGTCTTCTGGGCCCGATGGTTATCCTGCTCGACGTAGAGTCGAAGTCCGATGACCTCACTCGTCTGGCGTGCCGTGTCTCGGATGTGGGTATGCAAGGCTCGAAAGACTCCGAGTCCTCGGGCCTCTTGGGTCACGTAAACACTCTGCAACCACCAGATCCAGCCGCATCTCCAGTCGCTCCACTCGCGGGAGATGGCCGACTGACCGATGAGCTGGCCGTCTCGTTCGGCCACCCAGTAGCGGAGCCGGTCCTCGGTTGCGAGAGCACGTTCGACACCCCGACCGACCACCGACCGGTCGAGCTGTTTATCTTCGGTCTCAAGTGCTAGCGAGCAATTGAACGCAACAATGGCATCCCGATCGGAGAGCCGAGCGTCGCGGACAAGCAGGGAACCGGTCTTCATCGGAGTCGCTCGCCTCGGCGATTGCGGGCGCGTTCGCTGGCCTCTTGGAGGATTCGATGTTCTTCTTCGGTCAAACCGGATCGTCCTTCCCGGGCGATCTTGGCGAGAATCTCATCAAGCTTGGCTTCGAGGTTGTCGTCAGGGAAGGGGTCCGAGGCTCCCGCCAGCCCCTTGCTCCCCGATCGGGCCGGAGTTTTCGCTCCCTGGCGTGAGGGCCGACGGCTTCTCGGTTCGGGAGAGAAGATCTTCAGGCGACTCCGACGGCCCAATCTCCAGTTCCACCCGCTGGTGATCCGCGACCATCGCAGGTCATATTTCTTGTAGAGGAACCCGTAGCCCGCCCCACTCAGGTGCGCGGCGAAGGCGATCGGCGCAGTCGTCGAGCCCTGGAGGTTCTGGAACAATCCGATGAGATCCTGGCCAAAAAAGATGACGGCGAACAGCCACATCGGCACGGGGAGGACAAAGAAGAGCAGAATCTCTCGATGCGGGTAGTACAGGACATAGATGAACAACGCCGCGGCGACGGCCCCGGAGGCACCAACCATCCGAGCCTGTCCCCCCTGGCTCAGATCGAGGATCGACCAGCACAGACCCGCGATAATCGCGGCCGTGAGGTACATGGCCAGAAAGTCGCGCTGACCGTAGATCTCTTCCAGTTCTCGACCGACGAACCAGAGGAAGATCATGTTCCAGAGGATGTGGAACAGGTTCGAGGGATCATGAAGGAAGGCGTAGGTCAGCAGTTGCCAGACCTGGAAGTGACGGAAGATCGACTCGCTTCGGGCCGCGAGATAATCGTCGTAAAAGGCCCGAACGGGCGGTCCTCCGATCCATCCGAACAGGAAGACCGCGACATTGATGAGGATCAGGGTCTTGACGACCGATCCACCGCCCGCAAAGAGGCCGAATCCGCCGGGGCGGTCCTGGATATAGTCGCGATCGTAAATTCCCATGATGGCGCGGCGGTCAGGCCCTCCCTCCTCGAGGCGATCATTCCGGCATCCTTCCATCATCGGTCGGGCTCCGTCGCCCTGTCAACCGAGACTGGATGGGAAGCGTGTTCGCTCAGTCGGATTGCAAGGCCGTAAGCGCTTCGGACCGGTTAGCATAGAGGGGCCAAACGATGTCCAGCGAAGTGATGCGAAGCAGCTCCCGAGCCCGGGGAGAAACGCCGGCCAGGACCATCTGTCCGCCTTTGACCAGAACGGCCTTCCAGCAGCGCAGCAGGAGACTCAAAAAGCTCGAACCGAAGAAGTCGACCCCTTCAAGATCGACGATCAACATCGGCATGGGCAATTCTTGAATCGGGCCGAGCAAGACCGCGCTCAATTCTTCGGCGGTCGAGAGATCAAATTCCTCGAGGTGCGGAGAAGGGACGAAGATCAGTACGTCGCCTCGACGCTCGAGCGTGAATCCGTCGTCGGCGGGGGTCAGGGACATGAGCGTGTGACTACCGTTCCAGGGCTCGGGATACGGGACAATCGAAGCAATGGCAAGAATTCACCGATTGTCCCTGATCTAGCCTAGAGCCGGAAGGCGTCGCACACAAGAGAACACTGTGATTGGAGAGAGAATCTCGGGCGATCCGACGCATCACGTCCCTCGACCGCGGCCTCAGGCCGAAGGTCGGTAATCCGAGAACGCTCGGACGACCTCGAACAGATCATTGCTCACCAGAAGTTCGTCTTCTTCGAAGTCACGAAGCCAAACGAAGTTATCGCGATAAGCCTGGGCAAGTAGTGGATAAAGATCGGCCAGTCGGATTGGGACGGCCGGAGAATCGGTTTCGAGATCAAAGTCGTCCTGGGGACGGGGAAAAATGCGAAGTCGGGGGCTAGGCATCGGATCTCCTCCTCCGAGCAAATCGTCTCCAGGAGTGTCGGCAACCGATGACCTCGCCGGTTCGAAGTGCCCGTAAACCCGTGATCGGTGTCGCACGTGGCCGAAGGCGCTTCGGAGACGATTGTTTTCTCAACGGTGGCCGAGACCGCTTGCCGGAATCCAACCGGTTTGCGACGACTCGCCATAATCGATGACCTGATGACTTATCGGACGCTCAGGGGGACGCCCATCAGCGAATCTTCGGCAAATCCTCCTGAAGGGTCGTGAAACCCCTCGAAATCGGTACCTTCCGGGGCATGTTGCGGTGGAACACCTGATTTCGGGAGTTGCGCACGTCAGAATCGCCCGCTCGTCAAATCGGGCATCACGCTGCAACCGTGGCGAGGAGCTGGCGGACCTGTCATACTTGGTTCCCCTCGGTGGATCAATGAACGGTTGGGTTCGGGAGGCCCCGGATCGACCGTGTCCTGATGCCACTCGAACGGGTTGGAGAACTTTCGATGGATTTGCCTCATTTACATGGGATCGTTCCCCCGCTGGCCACTCCGCTCGGTCCCGACGATGTGATCGACGAGCCCTCGCTCGAACGCTTGACCCGCGCTCTGATTGACGCCGGGGTGCATGGGTTGTGGATCATGGGGACGACCGCCCGCTTTGATCTGGTGACCGATCGCGTCGCTCGTCGAGCGGCCGAGCTGGTCGTCACGATCAACGGAGGGCGCATTCCCCTGGTGCTGAATGTCTCGGACATGAGTACCCGCCGGACCTTGGAACGAGCCTCCCGCTTTGATGACCTGCCCTATGACTATTACGCCGCCTTGCCCCCGTGGTATCTGAACCTCTCGGCCGGCGAGTTGATGGCTTACTTCCACGCCCTGGCCGATCATCTCAGCAAGCCGCTGGTCATTTACAATGCCCCCTGGGTTTGTAATCAGCTCAGCTTCGAACAGATTCAGACCCTGGCTGAGCATCCGCGGATCGTCGGCGTCAAGGATGTGAGCCCCAGTCTCTTCCGAACCCAGAACTGGTCGACCACCACACGACGCGAGCGGAATTTTACGTATCTGCATGGCTCAGATCTGATCGGCACCTCGACCGCGCTCGGGGCCGACGGGTTCGTGCCCGCACTCGGCAACGCCTTCCCCGAGCTTTGCGTGGCCGTCTGGGACGCGGCTCGGGCCAATGACGAAGCTCGCGCGTTCCGGCTTCAGAATCAGCTCACCCGGCTCGCCCGAACGATGGAGTTCGGCTCGATGCACGCCTGCCTCGAAGTGGCGTGTCGTCACCGGGGATTTCTGACGCGGATGCTCCCGGCCCCTCTGGCCTCGCTCGACGACGCCACCGCGCGTCGCGTGGTTCAGGAGATCGAGGCAGTGGGTTTCTTGCCTCAATCGGAGCTGGCTGTTGGTCGCGTGTCGGTCTGACCTTCACGCAGGGAATTCGGAACCGCAATTCGACAGAAGTCGCTCGCCGGAGCGCGCAACTCCCTGTGGTTGAATCGGCCTGTCACACCCCCGACGATCAGCGGGGGATGACAGGCGTCTCGACTTCTGCTAAATTTCGCCGCGGTCGCGGTCGAAGGGGCAAGAAGCCTCGGCTCGACCCGCGGCTCAGGTCGGAATCGAACGGAATCGAACGGCGGGTTCATGACGGACCCGTTTCAGCCGGTCAGGGAGGACTCGGGCATGGGTATCCACCCCCGAACCCGGAGGGTCGGTCTCCGTCTGCGGGTAGTTCTGGGTCTTGCCCTGCTGCCGATGCTGATGGGGGCTTCGGCGCGGTCAACCAATTTCG is from Tautonia marina and encodes:
- a CDS encoding TraR/DksA family transcriptional regulator, which encodes MARKDALFRLHSRLVARRDALRKALAGDLESLNDLRAMNDVGDSVDAAVDSANDEISSQIAQIESRELSQIEHALDRMAEGTYGQCEHCGGKIAVARLNALPYTCTCIDCQREQERMGHTGMSQAIDYRWSEISDRQFDENDRQINLSDYEMDMSESGR
- a CDS encoding S1C family serine protease, which translates into the protein MAPRPSTAMMLAAFGCIGLGFGLGSILDRDVRLNAEPSPTRSSDPDRIVEPVGLEHSDEAIYQSLARQYEQFYQVNRTFELVSKVVSRTVVHIVAVKRAEEQEGRTRRTFEESGSGVIVQSSIRPGLFVLTNNHVISGADPDNIHINLHDGRLLRPKAIFRDEDSDVAVLELPVNDLPSARLGDSDEAVPGTWVLAVGSPFGLTHSVSQGIISARGRQERDLYENGVHNQDFLQTDAAINPGNSGGPLVNLRGEVIGINTAIASHGGGNEGVGYSIPINLARWAMDQLITTGRVRRGAIGISLQDIFPEDYERYGLDRPRGTRISDVAPDSPAKSSGIQKGDVIVRFNGIQVNNTWHLINMVSTTPIGQAVELVVKRNGSEVAFKVEVADFEELTAKLPQVPSRNLSPEGYLVRP
- the trpD gene encoding anthranilate phosphoribosyltransferase, with the translated sequence MPPSSDDCRSLVLALRELGQSRSISRAATSDAVAEIVAGRASEVLITAFLVGLRVKGETDEELAGAVDAVRQAMTPLDVPVRPILDTCGTGGDGASSVNVSTASAIVVAASGVAVAKHGNRSASGVSGSSEVLERLGVAIDPGHEIQKRSLAELGLTFLFAPSFHPALRHVAGVRKQLPFRTLFNLIGPLANPARPEYQLVGVPDLRLAHLMANALARLGVCRAAVVSGPEGLDEVGLSGPTQVLWIEGDQVESRTWLPEEFGLPATHAEELRVSDPAESADRIVRMLEGQAGPVRSVVLANAAAALMVAGRAKHPAEGVAQAAEAIDSGNARQLLERWVTLTNPSA
- a CDS encoding GNAT family N-acetyltransferase, whose protein sequence is MKTGSLLVRDARLSDRDAIVAFNCSLALETEDKQLDRSVVGRGVERALATEDRLRYWVAERDGQLIGQSAISREWSDWRCGWIWWLQSVYVTQEARGLGVFRALHTHIRDTARQTSEVIGLRLYVEQDNHRAQKTYDALGMTPGGYLVFEDLWPDRYGRSD
- a CDS encoding rhomboid family intramembrane serine protease — its product is MMEGCRNDRLEEGGPDRRAIMGIYDRDYIQDRPGGFGLFAGGGSVVKTLILINVAVFLFGWIGGPPVRAFYDDYLAARSESIFRHFQVWQLLTYAFLHDPSNLFHILWNMIFLWFVGRELEEIYGQRDFLAMYLTAAIIAGLCWSILDLSQGGQARMVGASGAVAAALFIYVLYYPHREILLFFVLPVPMWLFAVIFFGQDLIGLFQNLQGSTTAPIAFAAHLSGAGYGFLYKKYDLRWSRITSGWNWRLGRRSRLKIFSPEPRSRRPSRQGAKTPARSGSKGLAGASDPFPDDNLEAKLDEILAKIAREGRSGLTEEEHRILQEASERARNRRGERLR
- a CDS encoding STAS domain-containing protein, giving the protein MSLTPADDGFTLERRGDVLIFVPSPHLEEFDLSTAEELSAVLLGPIQELPMPMLIVDLEGVDFFGSSFLSLLLRCWKAVLVKGGQMVLAGVSPRARELLRITSLDIVWPLYANRSEALTALQSD
- a CDS encoding dihydrodipicolinate synthase family protein; translation: MDLPHLHGIVPPLATPLGPDDVIDEPSLERLTRALIDAGVHGLWIMGTTARFDLVTDRVARRAAELVVTINGGRIPLVLNVSDMSTRRTLERASRFDDLPYDYYAALPPWYLNLSAGELMAYFHALADHLSKPLVIYNAPWVCNQLSFEQIQTLAEHPRIVGVKDVSPSLFRTQNWSTTTRRERNFTYLHGSDLIGTSTALGADGFVPALGNAFPELCVAVWDAARANDEARAFRLQNQLTRLARTMEFGSMHACLEVACRHRGFLTRMLPAPLASLDDATARRVVQEIEAVGFLPQSELAVGRVSV